GCCCAGGGCTACATCGACAAGGCCATTGCTTTGGGTGTGGACGCCTTTGTCACCGGTGAAATATCCGAGCCCACAGTGCACGCGGCGCGGGAAAACGGCATCCACTTCTTCTCTGCCGGGCATCATGCCACCGAGCGCTACGGCGTCAAGGCACTGGGCGAGCATCTGGCAGAGCGCTTCGGCATCGAGCACCAGTTTATCGATATCGATAATCCGGTTTAAAAGCAGCTATATCCATATAACTTAAAGGTATCAACAGGCTTCTTATTAGATTGCCTTGCGTTTGTTACAATGCCTGCCACCTGACCTCGGGATGCCCGGCGTCCCCCTCATTATCGTGAGTACGCCATGCTGGAAAAATTGACCCACCTCAAGCAACTGGAAGCCGAAAGCATTCACATCATTCGTGAAGTGGCGGCCGAGTTCCAGAACCCAGTGATGCTTTACTCCATCGGCAAAGACTCCGCCGTGATGCTGCATCTGGCGCGCAAGGCCTTCTACCCAGGCCGCCTGCCGTTCCCCGTGCTACACGTGGACACCGGCTGGAAATTCCGCGAGATGTACAGCTTCCGCGAGAAAATCGTCGAGGAAATGGACCTGGATCTGCTGGTTCACAAGAATCCAGAAGGCGTGGCTCAGGGCGTAGGTCCCTTTACCCACGGCAGCGCAGTGCATACCGACATCATGAAAACCCAGGGCCTGAAGCAGGCGCTGGACAAGTACGGCTTCGACGCTGCCTTCGGTGGCGCTCGCCGGGACGAGGAAAAGTCGCGGGCCAAGGAGCGCGTCTACTCCTTCCGTGACAAGCATCACCGTTGGGACCCAAAGAATCAGCGCCCGGAGCTGTGGAATGTCTACAACGGCAAGGTGCACAAGGGCGAAAGCATCCGTGTATTCCCGCTGTCGAACTGGACCGAGCTGGATATCTGGCAATACATCTATCTGGAAAGCATCCCGATCGTGCCGCTGTACTTTGCCGCCGAGCGTCCGGTAGTCGAGCGTAATGGCTCACTGATCATGGTCGACGACGATCGCATGCCGTTGGACGAAGGCGAGACCCCGGAAATGAAGATGGTCCGCTTCCGTACACTCGGTTGCTACCCGCTGACCGGCGCCGTCGAATCCACCGCCGCTACCTTGCCGGAAATTATTCAGGAAATGCTGCTGACCCGTACTTCCGAACGTCAGGGCCGCGTGATCGATCACGATCAGGCAGGCTCGATGGAAGAGAAAAAACGTCAGGGCTATTTCTAACTTCAGCTAAGCGGGGCGCTTAGCCCGGAGAGATACATGAGTCACCAATCAGATTTGATCAGCGAAGATATCCTGGCCTACCTTGGCCAGCATGAGCGCAAGGAGCTACTGCGGTTTTTGACCTGCGGTAACGTTGATGATGGCAAGAGCACGCTGATCGGGCGTTTGCTGCATGATTCCAAGATGATCTACGAAGATCATATGGAAGCCATCACCCGTGATTCGAAAAAATCCGGCACCACCGGCGAAGAAGTGGACCTGGCGCTGCTGGTCGATGGTCTGCAGGCCGAGCGTGAGCAGGGCATCACCATTGATGTGGCCTACCGTTATTTCTCCACCGCCAAGCGCAAATTCATTATTGCCGACACCCCCGGTCACGAGCAGTACACCCGCAACATGGCCACCGGCGCCTCGACCTGCGACCTGGCAATCATTCTGATCGATGCCCGTTACGGCGTACAGACGCAAACCAAGCGTCACAGCTTTATCGCCTCCTTGCTGGGCATCAAGCATATCGTCGTCGCCATTAACAAGATGGACCTGAAAGACTTCGACGAAGGCGTGTTCAACCAGATCTGCGACGACTACCGCCAGTTCGCCAGCGGCCTGGAAATGCTCGATGGCAACAGCGTGCACTTCGTGCCGATGTCAGCGCTCAAGGGCGACAACGTGGTTAACCGCAGCGAACGCAGCCCCTGGTATAGCGGCCAAACGCTGATGGAAATTCTGGAAACCGTGGAAGTCGCGGCGGACCGTAACCTCAAGGACCTGCGCTTTCCGGTTCAACTGGTCACACGTCCTAACCTGAACTTCCGCGGCTTCGCCGGTACCCTGGCTTCCGGGGTAGTGCACAAGGGTGATGAGCTGGTGGTATTGCCCTCGGGCAAGACCAGCCGGGTCAAATCCATTGTTACCTTCGATGGCGAACTGGAAAGCGCTGGCCCAGGCCAGGCGGTAACCCTGACGCTGGAAGACGAGATCGATATTTCCCGTGGCGACGTACTGGCCCACGTGGATAACCGCCCGCTGATCGGCGATCTGTTCGAAGCCAACCTGGTATGGATGGA
This genomic stretch from Halopseudomonas pelagia harbors:
- the cysN gene encoding sulfate adenylyltransferase subunit CysN yields the protein MSHQSDLISEDILAYLGQHERKELLRFLTCGNVDDGKSTLIGRLLHDSKMIYEDHMEAITRDSKKSGTTGEEVDLALLVDGLQAEREQGITIDVAYRYFSTAKRKFIIADTPGHEQYTRNMATGASTCDLAIILIDARYGVQTQTKRHSFIASLLGIKHIVVAINKMDLKDFDEGVFNQICDDYRQFASGLEMLDGNSVHFVPMSALKGDNVVNRSERSPWYSGQTLMEILETVEVAADRNLKDLRFPVQLVTRPNLNFRGFAGTLASGVVHKGDELVVLPSGKTSRVKSIVTFDGELESAGPGQAVTLTLEDEIDISRGDVLAHVDNRPLIGDLFEANLVWMDDQPMQPGRKYDIKRATSNSPGSFTRIVHRIDVNTLEEQPAPQLGLNEIGRVELSLERPIAYDDYRANRTSGSFIVIDRMTNGTVGAGMIVAKGLLGQNTTGSRHGGYAHVTASERAQRFGQEPVTLLLTGLSGSGKSTIAYAVERKLFDSGRACYVLDGKALRQDLSKGLPQDAQGRGENLHKGARIARQMNEAGLIAIGAFMAPTEESRAKARYILGERCLLVHLDAPLSVCQERDPSGLYAANEENTVPGVSYPYEAPTDADLVLKTAELNLESCVNQVIELLRSRKLI
- the cysD gene encoding sulfate adenylyltransferase subunit CysD, translated to MLEKLTHLKQLEAESIHIIREVAAEFQNPVMLYSIGKDSAVMLHLARKAFYPGRLPFPVLHVDTGWKFREMYSFREKIVEEMDLDLLVHKNPEGVAQGVGPFTHGSAVHTDIMKTQGLKQALDKYGFDAAFGGARRDEEKSRAKERVYSFRDKHHRWDPKNQRPELWNVYNGKVHKGESIRVFPLSNWTELDIWQYIYLESIPIVPLYFAAERPVVERNGSLIMVDDDRMPLDEGETPEMKMVRFRTLGCYPLTGAVESTAATLPEIIQEMLLTRTSERQGRVIDHDQAGSMEEKKRQGYF